One Rosa chinensis cultivar Old Blush chromosome 5, RchiOBHm-V2, whole genome shotgun sequence genomic region harbors:
- the LOC112164695 gene encoding uncharacterized protein LOC112164695 has translation MEKGKALVSTTIALAKLDLNPKSNPMVQNPQSQSSRTQFGRSKSPPTLLNLCLGVVGSHLEDIVPHLADIALDFPPEIKRVLVAIARRRKLLKDDVIIALADESWDVLDLSASDVSDLGLAKVAEICGSLRAVDISRCDNITAVGVSELVHRCLSLETLRCGGSRNSDRTARRCLDVLKPKLNNVEGDSWEELKTEELVTVADTLRWLVWPQIDKDSLERYSTECPRIIVNPKPSPFGFRGTQVPWEALPDIQLDNSVVKDIDPKTWVTWGFLPRAMPPPLSISGHKELSLAEKFRLAFQERDSRLALKRAKNARQHQRRAARERMMMDTGRKALALASQASRSFHS, from the exons atggaaaAAGGAAAAGCCCTCGTCTCCACAACGATTGCTTTGGCTAAATTGGATTTGAATCCCAAATCAAACCCCATGGTCCAAAACCCTCAATCTCAATCTTCCA GAACACAGTTTGGAAGGTCAAAATCTCCTCCCACTTTACTCAATTTGTGTCTTGGAGTTGTTGGTAGTCACTTGGAGGATATCGTCCCCCATTTGGCTGACATTGCACTTGACTTTCCACCAGAAATCAAG AGGGTACTGGTGGCCATTGCGAGAAGAAGAAAGTTACTCAAGGATGATGTTATTATTGCATTAGCTGATGAGAGCTGGGACGTTCTTGACCTCTCTGCATCAGATGTTTCAGATTTGGGCTTAGCGAAAGTGGCTGAGATATGTGGATCTCTTCGAGCTGTTGATATTAG CCGGTGTGATAATATTACTGCTGTTGGGGTTTCTGAACTTGTGCACCGCTGTCTTTCATTGGAGACATTGAGATGTGG AGGGAGCCGGAATAGTGATCGCACTGCACGCAGGTGCTTGGATGTATTAAAACCGAAGTTGAACAATGTAGAGGGAGATTCCTGGGAAGAACTGAAGACTGAAGAACTTGTTACTGTTGCAGATACATTGAGGTGGCTTGTGTGG CCGCAGATTGATAAAGATTCCTTGGAAAGATATTCCACTGAATGCCCACGGATTATAGTAAATCCAAAGCCATCCCCCTTTGGATTCAGAGGAACCCAAGTTCCCTGGGAAGCATTACCAGATATCCAATTGGATAATTCTGTGGTCAAGGATATTGATCCGAAGACATGGGTGACATGGGGTTTTTTACCAAGGGCAATGCCTCCACCTCTTTCAATCTCAGGTCACAAGGAATTGTCTTTGGCTGAAAAGTTCAGACTTGCATTTCAAGAAAGGGATAGCCGGTTAGCTCTAAAGCGTGCTAAAAATGCAAGGCAACATCAGCGACGTGCAGCGAGGGAGAGGATGATGATGGATACAGGAAGGAAGGCATTAGCACTAGCCTCGCAAGCGAGCAGATCTTTCCACAGTTAA
- the LOC112164694 gene encoding F-box protein At4g09920 gives MDSMSKFQGRIEDRLSALPDEVLCHILSFLPTKFAVMTTVLSKRWKNKWTAVSNLDFMECFDVEFKRFVNWVLDFRGLSNIQKFKLECSRYYNFQRLPYIGMFTVDHRRDKYLSLIRHWIRTAIGRNVIELDLYIELFSERHDFVLPKSLFGCKTLEVLKIGPNFIINDLPQSENFFPSLKFLAVFVHHPDNGSMEKLFPHFPLLEDLAIDGILGQKEDLKVNISAPKLKTLRIYLQVDRCDYHEHNFYIRAPNLENLDLMQDNFINFTLETPNSLVKAEVDVRGRYAKEKPDHTIALPEGISNVKYLSLRDNTFEGCPLPTFNNLNHLKLCLCDCNYGRLLTESLKSFPNLEHLDIEYRSLSREELYLPEFVPFCLLSRLKTISIRGFEGHQVEMEAAKYLLKNGRLLKKMTIDTYYLHNKLEVLYKEFLMLQKGSLNCQVEFVEMK, from the exons ATGGATTCAATGTCAAAGTTTCAAGGAAGAATTGAGGATAGGTTAAGTGCGCTACCAGATGAAGTTCTTTGTCACATACTATCCTTCCTCCCCACAAAATTTGCTGTGATGACCACGGTTCTGTCAAAGAGGTGGAAAAACAAATGGACTGCTGTTTCCAATCTAGACTTCATGGAATGCTTCGATGTTGAGTTCAAAAGGTTTGTAAATTGGGTACTTGACTTTCGTGGTTTGTCAAACATCCAAAAATTCAAACTTGAATGTTCGCGTTACTACAATTTTCAGCGTTTACCCTACATAGGAATGTTCACTGTTGACCATAGGCGTGATAAATATCTCTCTCTTATTCGTCATTGGATTCGCACTGCCATTGGGCGTAATGTTATTGAACTTGACCTGTATATCGAGTTATTTTCAGAACGACATGATTTTGTGTTACCTAAGAGCCTTTTTGGGTGTAAAACACTGGAGGTTTTGAAGATTGGGCCAAATTTTATTATCAATGATCTTCCCCAGTCAGAGAACTTCTTCCCAAGTCTCAAGTTTCTTGCTGTTTTTGTTCACCATCCCGACAATGGCTCAATGGAAAAGCTTTTTCCTCACTTTCCACTACTTGAAGATTTGGCTATAGATGGAATCCTCGGGCAAAAGGAAGATTTGAAAGTCAACATCTCTGCACCTAAACTGAAGACGTTAAGAATATATTTGCAGGTTGACAGATGTGATTATCATGAGCACAATTTTTACATTAGAGCTCCAAATCTTGAAAATCTTGATCTCATGCAAGATAATTTTATAAATTTTACTTTGGAAACTCCAAACTCCCTAGTCAAAGCTGAAGTTGATGTCAGAGGGCGTTATGCAAAAGAAAAGCCTGATCATACAATTGCACTTCCTGAAGGAATTTCCAATGTCAAGTACCTGTCTCTCAGAGATAATACTTTCGAG GGTTGTCCTCTGCCTACTTTTAATAACTTGAACCATTTGAAGCTGTGTCTTTGTGATTGCAATTATGGAAGATTGCTAACAGAGTCACTCAAGAGTTTTCCTAATCTGGAACATCTTGACATTGAATAT AGGTCCCTAAGTCGTGAAGAACTTTATCTACCGGAGTTTGTGCCGTTTTGTTTGTTGTCACGTCTCAAGACTATCTCTATAAGGGGATTTGAGGGACATCAAGTTGAGATGGAAGCGGCCAAGTACTTGTTAAAGAATGGTAGACTTCTGAAAAAGATGACAATTGATACTTATTACCTGCACAACAAACTGGAGGTGTTGTATAAGGAATTTTTGATGCTTCAAAAGGGTTCACTGAATTGTCAAGTTGAATTTGTCGAAATGAAATAG
- the LOC112164696 gene encoding syntaxin-61 translates to MMPSAQDPFYVVKEEIQESIDKLQSSFHQWERISSNGGQQLQLTKELLATCGSIEWQVDELDKAISVAARDPSFYGIDEVELEKRRRWTSTARAQVGAVKKAVEAGKESTGTSAAGMRRELMRLANSQETDRSNQYAAHHNDDFITSESDRQLLLIKQQDEELDELSASVERIGGVGLTIHEELLAQDKIVEELGMEMDSTSNRLDFVQKKVATVMKKAGVKGQIMMILFLVVLFIILFVLVFLT, encoded by the exons ATGATGCCTTCGGCTCAAGATCCGTTCTATGTTGTGAAAGAGGAGATTCAAGAATCT atCGATAAGCTGCAGTCTTCTTTTCACCAATGGGAACGTATTTCATCTAACGGTGGACAACAACTACAACTCACGAAGGAGCTGCTTGCCACTTGTGGAAGCATCGAGTGGCAG GTAGATGAACTGGACAAAGCAATATCTGTAGCGGCTAGAGATCCCAGTTTTTATGGTATTGATGAAGTGGAACTTGAAAAGCGAAGGAGATGGACAAGCACTGCTCGTGCTCAG GTAGGTGCGGTAAAAAAAGCAGTGGAAGCTGGAAAGGAGTCCACTGGAACTAGCGCAGCTGGAATGCGGCGGGAACTAATGAGGCTGGCAAATTCTCAGGAGACAGACAGATCCAACCAATATGCTGCACACCATAACGATGATTTCATAACATCAGAATCAGATAGACAGTTGCTTCTCATAAA GCAACAAGATGAGGAGTTGGATGAACTCAGTGCCAGTGTGGAGAGAATTGGAGGTGTCGGACTTACCATACATGAAGAGCTCCTGGCACAG GACAAGATTGTAGAGGAGTTGGGTATGGAAATGGACAGTACGTCAAACCGGCTTGATTTTGTTCAG AAAAAGGTGGCAACAGTGATGAAGAAGGCTGGTGTAAAAGGCCAGATTATGATGATACTCTTTTTGGTGGTTTTGTTCatcattctttttgttttggtctTCCTCACCTAG